The proteins below are encoded in one region of Nitrospira defluvii:
- a CDS encoding restriction endonuclease subunit S, producing the protein MTKAATKWRACKLDELGSVGRGKSKHRPRNDESLYGGIYPFFQTGDIKAANFHLTEYSQTYNEKGLAQSKIWKPGTLCITIAANIAETAILGIPGCFPDSIVGFIPDPDKADVAFVKYYIDTLKLQMQSVSRGTTQDNLSVDKLLTFDFRVPPISLQRRIAGILSAYDDLIENNQRRIKILEEMARSLYREWFVHFRFPGHEKVKMVPSSLGPIPQCWEVTTFGELYNTGSGGTPSRTRPDYFEYGTIDWVKSQELLDRFILSTEERITE; encoded by the coding sequence GTGACGAAGGCCGCAACAAAATGGCGTGCATGTAAGCTGGACGAGCTCGGCTCCGTTGGCCGTGGAAAGTCAAAACATCGTCCGCGAAATGACGAGTCGCTATACGGTGGAATCTATCCATTCTTCCAGACCGGAGACATCAAGGCTGCCAACTTTCACCTGACTGAATACTCACAGACCTACAATGAGAAAGGTCTCGCTCAGAGCAAAATTTGGAAGCCTGGCACCCTCTGCATCACCATAGCCGCAAACATTGCAGAGACCGCAATTCTCGGTATTCCTGGATGCTTCCCAGATAGCATCGTCGGCTTTATCCCAGACCCCGATAAAGCTGATGTCGCATTTGTTAAATACTACATCGACACCCTCAAGCTTCAGATGCAGAGTGTCTCGCGCGGCACTACACAAGATAACCTGAGTGTAGACAAGTTGCTGACGTTCGACTTCCGCGTTCCACCGATTTCTCTGCAACGCCGAATCGCGGGCATCCTGTCGGCCTATGACGACCTGATCGAGAACAACCAGCGACGCATCAAGATTCTAGAAGAGATGGCCCGATCCCTCTACCGCGAGTGGTTCGTTCACTTCCGTTTTCCAGGCCACGAGAAAGTCAAAATGGTTCCCTCTTCCCTCGGCCCAATCCCCCAATGCTGGGAGGTGACAACATTTGGAGAACTTTACAATACCGGTTCTGGCGGAACCCCTAGCCGCACGCGGCCTGACTACTTCGAGTATGGAACAATTGATTGGGTAAAGAGCCAGGAATTGCTCGATCGATTCATCTT